A single genomic interval of Thermithiobacillus plumbiphilus harbors:
- a CDS encoding sigma-54 dependent transcriptional regulator — translation MSGPSVLLVAKNQQIQDTYYPLLIQADYEVHRVDVDSGSYGRLNMDIAPRVILLDLEDDLSGLERMPVLRRHFPAAVFIVLSERDDWMQAVTAMKAGAHEYLRKPVEAGALHLAIRKALSPAAAQIGEPAGTIDEGYSLSGLVGRSRAMRQVHDLIQRVADTDATVLVLGESGTGKEMVARVIHHHSKRNGYSFVALNCGAVPADLLESELFGHEKGAFTGAITTRKGRFELAARGTLLLDEIGEMSPQMQVKLLRVLQERTFERVGGIKSLPADARIIAATHRDLEASINEGRFREDLFYRLNVFPIVLPTLRERLDDIPLLVRHTLSRLEAEGREQIELSDSAMEVMMQYTWPGNVRELQNIIERLVILYPGERVSAEHLPDKLHNLKNGEMPSLRLAFSDPDASEFGLDAGVILPEGPFDLKDYLDNVERDLIQQALAAADGVVTHAAQRLNVRRTTLVEKIKKFGLRINEQNVA, via the coding sequence ATGAGCGGCCCGTCCGTCTTGCTTGTTGCAAAAAACCAACAGATTCAGGATACCTACTACCCACTGCTGATCCAGGCTGATTACGAAGTCCACCGGGTGGATGTGGACTCTGGCAGCTACGGGCGCCTGAACATGGATATCGCGCCACGCGTCATCCTGCTGGATCTGGAGGATGATCTCAGTGGCCTGGAGCGGATGCCGGTGCTGCGGCGCCACTTTCCGGCGGCGGTGTTCATCGTGCTCTCGGAGCGGGATGACTGGATGCAGGCAGTGACCGCCATGAAGGCCGGTGCGCACGAGTACCTGCGCAAGCCGGTGGAGGCTGGCGCCCTGCATCTGGCGATCCGCAAGGCCCTGTCGCCGGCCGCCGCGCAGATCGGCGAACCCGCGGGTACGATCGATGAGGGCTACAGCCTCTCGGGCCTGGTGGGACGCAGCCGCGCCATGCGCCAGGTGCATGACCTGATCCAGCGGGTGGCGGATACCGATGCCACGGTGCTGGTGCTGGGCGAATCCGGCACCGGCAAGGAGATGGTGGCGCGGGTCATCCATCATCACTCGAAACGCAACGGCTATTCCTTTGTCGCGCTCAACTGCGGCGCCGTACCGGCCGACCTGCTGGAAAGTGAGCTGTTCGGCCATGAAAAGGGCGCTTTCACGGGCGCCATCACCACCCGCAAGGGGCGCTTCGAGCTGGCCGCGCGTGGCACCCTGCTACTCGATGAAATCGGCGAGATGAGCCCGCAGATGCAGGTCAAGCTGCTGCGCGTGCTGCAGGAGCGCACCTTCGAGCGGGTGGGCGGCATCAAGTCCCTGCCGGCCGATGCCCGCATCATTGCCGCCACGCACCGCGATCTGGAGGCCTCCATCAATGAGGGCCGCTTCCGCGAGGATCTCTTCTATCGCCTCAATGTCTTTCCCATCGTGCTGCCCACTCTGCGCGAGCGCCTCGATGACATCCCGCTGCTGGTCCGCCATACCCTGAGCCGCCTGGAGGCCGAGGGCCGCGAGCAGATCGAGCTGAGCGACAGCGCCATGGAAGTGATGATGCAGTACACCTGGCCCGGCAACGTGCGGGAGCTGCAGAACATCATCGAGCGGCTGGTGATCCTCTATCCCGGCGAGCGGGTGTCGGCCGAGCATCTGCCGGACAAGCTGCACAACCTGAAAAACGGCGAAATGCCTTCACTGCGCCTGGCCTTCAGTGATCCCGATGCCAGTGAGTTCGGGCTGGATGCGGGCGTGATCCTGCCGGAAGGACCCTTTGATCTCAAGGACTACCTCGACAATGTCGAGCGGGATCTGATCCAGCAGGCCCTGGCGGCAGCCGATGGCGTGGTGACGCATGCGGCCCAGCGTCTCAATGTGCGCCGTACTACGCTGGTCGAGAAGATCAAGAAGTTCGGGCTGCGCATCAACGAGCAGAATGTCGCCTGA
- a CDS encoding PilZ domain-containing protein, which translates to MSEQTEQSLSVTLHLPLRWRDLPAGEMAGGNRLGNQALLRVLEGLDGPAAREPAGPERELFQRLDAKLNLMLSMLSSVLSREQALPPVAELRLSAQQMSWVAAEAPRLGQSVEISLYPHPQVPVPLVLEGHVAGLAPQASGTRIYLQFDALDEDLQAELEKFIFRQHRQEVRRQRGQPGAEPA; encoded by the coding sequence ATGTCCGAGCAAACAGAGCAGAGCCTGAGCGTTACCCTGCATCTGCCGCTGCGCTGGCGCGACCTGCCGGCAGGCGAGATGGCGGGCGGGAACCGGCTTGGCAATCAGGCGCTGCTGCGGGTGCTGGAGGGGCTGGATGGCCCGGCAGCCAGGGAACCTGCGGGGCCGGAGCGGGAGCTGTTTCAGCGCCTGGACGCCAAGCTCAACCTGATGCTGAGCATGCTCTCCTCGGTGCTTTCCCGCGAACAGGCCCTTCCCCCGGTCGCTGAACTGCGGCTTAGCGCCCAGCAAATGAGCTGGGTGGCGGCTGAGGCGCCAAGGCTCGGGCAAAGTGTAGAGATCAGCCTGTATCCACATCCGCAAGTGCCGGTACCCCTGGTGCTGGAGGGGCACGTTGCCGGTCTGGCGCCGCAGGCCTCTGGCACGCGCATCTATCTGCAGTTTGATGCGCTTGACGAGGATCTGCAGGCCGAGCTTGAAAAATTCATCTTCCGCCAGCATCGCCAGGAGGTTCGCCGCCAGCGCGGACAGCCCGGTGCTGAGCCCGCCTGA
- a CDS encoding flagellar protein FliT — MPNPEPDLKTLAAQVLSLSQAMRAAAQAENWEALGRCQQAREVLVPVVFGDTEDHRPAAWLADPERVALAQMLLELDRETLALSTRQSQSLQASMSGLQQGAKGQRAYQAINDL; from the coding sequence ATGCCAAACCCTGAGCCCGATTTGAAAACCCTGGCTGCCCAGGTGTTGAGCCTGAGCCAGGCCATGCGGGCGGCGGCGCAAGCGGAGAACTGGGAGGCGCTGGGACGCTGCCAGCAGGCGCGCGAGGTGCTGGTGCCGGTGGTGTTTGGCGATACCGAGGACCACCGGCCTGCGGCCTGGCTGGCGGACCCGGAGCGGGTGGCGCTGGCGCAGATGCTGCTGGAACTGGACCGTGAGACACTTGCCCTGAGCACCCGGCAAAGCCAGAGCCTGCAGGCCTCGATGAGCGGCCTGCAGCAGGGCGCGAAGGGGCAGCGCGCCTACCAGGCGATTAATGATCTTTAG
- the fliS gene encoding flagellar export chaperone FliS, which translates to MYGSMNNAAKAYAQVGTETGVAAATPHQLIVMLYEGLERWLTVARFAIMQSKIPEKCKAFDKAQAILEELRVSLDKEKGGEIAANLDQLYEYMSMRLLEANLKNSLEALAEVQKLAGEIHGAWKAIGPNAKP; encoded by the coding sequence ATGTACGGATCGATGAACAATGCCGCCAAGGCCTATGCGCAGGTGGGTACGGAAACCGGGGTGGCCGCGGCCACCCCGCATCAGCTCATCGTAATGCTTTACGAAGGTCTGGAACGCTGGCTGACGGTGGCGCGCTTTGCCATCATGCAGTCGAAGATCCCGGAAAAGTGCAAGGCCTTCGACAAGGCCCAGGCGATCCTGGAAGAACTGCGGGTGAGCCTCGATAAGGAAAAGGGCGGGGAGATTGCTGCCAATCTGGATCAGCTTTACGAGTACATGAGCATGCGTCTGCTGGAGGCCAACCTGAAAAACAGCCTGGAGGCGCTGGCCGAGGTGCAGAAGCTGGCCGGTGAGATCCACGGCGCCTGGAAGGCGATCGGGCCCAATGCCAAACCCTGA
- the fliD gene encoding flagellar filament capping protein FliD, translating to MAGLSAPGIGSNLDINGIISQLMAVEQQPLKALDRKEASYQAQLSAYGSLKGSLSSFQSAMAGLKDAAPFAKFSAESADKSIFTASATGTVAAGSYGIAVNQLAQAQKLRSAGFTNTTDAVGTGSITIQFGSYDSGANTFTANADKPAQTVTIDSAHQSLAGIRDAINAAKIGVSATIVNDGTDNKLVFTSTDTGAANSIKISIADADTTNTDGAGLSQLAYDPTAVAGSGKNLTQLQAAQDALFTVDGLSVKKSSNTVTGVIEGVTLNLLKTNAGTPTTLTVSRDTAAIKSAVDGFVKAYNDLNKTVRDLTSYDATTKKGAILQGDSAARGIINQVRSTLSDSLSGVGGNYKLLSDIGVSFQKDGTLALDSSKLDKAMSDFPDDIAGLFAATGRVTDSLVRYVSSTDKSQAGNYAVNISTQAAQGFYNGVGTAALADSTTPGTFDTAFTVDSTNDTFALKVDGVQSGTITLSQGSYTTGAALAAELQSRINGDSALKTGGVSVNVSFDSANDRLVLSSAKYGSASTVDFTSVDTNTATTMGFSAGVGTAGVDVAGTINGMAATGSGQFLTGASGTAVEGIKLEVLKGAVGGTLDFGQGYAYRLNDLAGKMLEKDGAISSRTDGIDRSIKDLGQRRDALTRRLQDVEERYRAQFTALDVMLGQMRRTSDYLTQQLANLPKIGQ from the coding sequence ATGGCTGGTTTATCAGCACCCGGAATTGGCTCCAATCTGGATATCAATGGCATCATCAGCCAGCTCATGGCGGTGGAGCAGCAGCCGCTCAAGGCGCTGGATCGCAAGGAGGCGAGCTATCAGGCCCAGTTGAGCGCCTATGGCTCGCTCAAGGGCAGCCTGTCGAGCTTCCAGTCGGCCATGGCCGGGCTCAAGGACGCGGCGCCCTTTGCCAAGTTCAGTGCCGAGAGTGCCGACAAGTCGATATTCACCGCCAGCGCTACGGGCACCGTGGCAGCAGGCAGCTACGGCATCGCCGTCAACCAGCTCGCCCAGGCGCAGAAGCTGCGCAGCGCGGGCTTCACCAACACCACCGATGCCGTGGGCACGGGCTCGATCACCATCCAGTTCGGGAGTTATGACAGCGGCGCGAACACCTTCACCGCCAATGCCGACAAGCCCGCTCAGACCGTCACCATCGACAGCGCCCACCAGAGCCTGGCCGGCATCCGCGACGCCATCAACGCCGCGAAGATTGGCGTCTCGGCCACCATCGTCAATGATGGCACCGACAATAAACTGGTTTTCACCTCTACGGATACCGGGGCCGCCAACAGCATCAAGATCAGTATTGCCGACGCCGATACCACCAATACCGACGGCGCGGGGCTGTCGCAGCTAGCCTACGACCCGACCGCAGTCGCGGGCAGCGGCAAGAATTTGACGCAGTTGCAGGCCGCCCAGGATGCGCTTTTCACGGTGGATGGGCTCAGCGTCAAGAAGTCCTCCAACACCGTGACCGGGGTGATCGAGGGCGTGACCCTGAACCTTCTGAAAACCAATGCCGGTACACCGACCACCCTGACTGTCTCCCGCGATACCGCCGCAATCAAGTCGGCGGTGGATGGCTTCGTGAAGGCCTACAACGATCTCAACAAGACCGTGCGCGATCTGACCTCTTATGACGCCACGACCAAGAAGGGCGCGATTCTGCAGGGTGACAGCGCGGCGCGCGGGATCATCAATCAGGTGCGCTCGACGCTCAGCGATAGCCTGAGCGGGGTTGGCGGCAATTACAAGCTCTTGTCCGACATCGGCGTGAGTTTCCAGAAGGATGGCACCCTGGCCCTGGACAGCAGCAAGCTCGACAAGGCCATGAGCGATTTCCCGGACGACATCGCCGGGCTGTTTGCCGCCACCGGGCGGGTGACAGACAGCCTGGTCCGCTATGTGAGCAGCACGGACAAGAGCCAGGCCGGCAATTATGCCGTGAACATCAGTACCCAGGCGGCGCAGGGTTTCTACAATGGCGTGGGCACGGCGGCCCTGGCCGACAGCACTACGCCGGGCACCTTCGACACCGCCTTTACCGTGGATTCCACTAACGACACCTTTGCTTTGAAGGTGGACGGTGTGCAGAGCGGCACCATCACCCTGAGCCAGGGCTCCTATACCACAGGCGCTGCGCTGGCGGCCGAGCTGCAATCCAGGATCAACGGCGACAGCGCGCTCAAAACAGGCGGCGTTTCCGTGAATGTCAGCTTTGATTCCGCTAATGACCGGCTGGTGCTCAGCTCCGCGAAATACGGTTCGGCGAGCACGGTGGACTTCACCAGCGTCGATACCAACACCGCTACCACTATGGGTTTCAGTGCCGGCGTCGGCACGGCCGGGGTGGACGTGGCCGGCACCATCAACGGCATGGCGGCGACGGGATCGGGGCAGTTCCTGACCGGGGCCTCGGGCACGGCGGTGGAAGGCATCAAGCTCGAAGTGCTCAAGGGGGCGGTGGGCGGCACGCTTGATTTCGGGCAGGGTTATGCCTACCGGCTCAATGATCTGGCCGGCAAGATGCTGGAAAAGGATGGGGCCATCAGCAGCCGCACCGATGGCATCGATCGCTCGATCAAGGATCTGGGCCAGCGCCGCGATGCCCTGACAAGACGCTTACAGGATGTCGAGGAACGCTACCGCGCCCAGTTCACGGCTTTGGACGTGATGCTCGGGCAGATGCGCCGCACCAGTGATTATCTGACGCAACAACTGGCCAATCTGCCGAAGATCGGTCAGTAG
- a CDS encoding flagellar protein FlaG: protein MNIQSINVVPQELGRTEPAPVAPVQPVTLSPDAGRQDLAAPQPEKSAPPKPEAVKEAVRGVNEALRMLSRSIEFSVDEDTGRQLVKVVDQETKQVLRQIPSEEMLAIAKGLDRLVGLLIRDKA, encoded by the coding sequence ATGAACATTCAATCCATTAATGTTGTACCGCAGGAACTGGGCCGCACTGAGCCCGCGCCCGTGGCGCCGGTGCAGCCGGTGACGCTGAGCCCCGATGCCGGCCGGCAGGATCTTGCCGCTCCGCAGCCGGAAAAATCAGCACCGCCCAAGCCCGAAGCCGTCAAGGAAGCGGTGCGCGGGGTGAACGAGGCCCTGCGGATGCTCTCGCGCAGCATCGAGTTTTCGGTGGACGAGGATACCGGCCGGCAGTTGGTAAAAGTGGTCGATCAGGAAACCAAGCAGGTGTTGCGGCAGATCCCTTCCGAGGAAATGCTCGCCATCGCCAAGGGCCTGGACCGCCTGGTGGGCCTGCTGATCCGCGACAAGGCCTGA
- a CDS encoding flagellin, which yields MSAIINTNIASLNAQRNLNTSQSSLNTALQRLSSGLRINSAKDDAAGLAISERFTAQIRGMDQAVRNANDGISLAQTAESALGAAGNILQRIRELAVQSANATNSASDRQALQDEVTQLSSELDRISTTTEFNGKKILDGTFGTASFQVGANANQSIDMTIGSYRTSQYGDHRVSGASSSAASGGFRTSGGDTLAVNGALGSQNITVATDASAKTISEQVNNVSDKTGVTASAKTSIDTTFSAAGSYTLEILSDNSTAQTVSFTIGGTTGSDNLSAAVQAFNDVSSKTGVTASVKTDGSGITLTNASGNNIKVSDTTTANAGAVTIGGVSLAADTTADDAFVTGQVTFDSDSSFSATGTAAKTLTNASETSALKAVSTLDVTSADNATLALKIVDSALSAVNKQRSKMGAVQSRFESTVANLQTTSENLNAARSRIKDADFAAETASLTRGQILQQAGTAMLAQANSLPNNVLSLLRG from the coding sequence ATGTCTGCTATCATCAATACCAATATCGCGTCTCTGAACGCACAACGTAACCTCAATACTTCGCAAAGCTCCTTGAACACTGCGCTCCAGCGCTTGTCTTCCGGTCTGCGGATCAATAGTGCCAAGGACGATGCCGCGGGTCTGGCGATCTCCGAGCGTTTCACTGCGCAGATCCGGGGCATGGATCAGGCGGTGCGCAACGCCAACGATGGTATTTCTTTGGCACAGACGGCGGAAAGCGCGCTTGGGGCGGCCGGTAACATTCTGCAACGTATCCGCGAACTGGCGGTGCAGTCCGCCAATGCCACGAACTCCGCCAGCGACCGTCAGGCGCTTCAGGATGAAGTGACGCAGTTGAGCTCAGAACTCGACCGCATCTCCACTACTACCGAGTTCAACGGCAAGAAGATCCTCGACGGCACCTTCGGTACCGCGAGTTTTCAGGTGGGTGCCAACGCCAACCAGTCCATCGACATGACCATCGGCAGCTACCGCACCAGCCAGTATGGCGACCATCGCGTCTCCGGCGCGTCCTCTTCGGCGGCCAGCGGCGGCTTTAGAACTTCAGGCGGAGATACGCTTGCGGTCAATGGTGCACTGGGCAGCCAGAATATTACCGTAGCGACTGATGCCAGTGCCAAGACCATTTCTGAACAGGTCAACAACGTCTCTGACAAGACTGGTGTAACAGCTTCTGCCAAGACCTCGATCGACACCACCTTCAGTGCTGCGGGTTCCTACACGCTGGAGATTTTGTCCGATAACAGCACCGCGCAGACGGTTTCCTTCACCATCGGGGGCACTACTGGCAGTGATAATCTCTCTGCGGCGGTACAGGCTTTCAATGACGTGTCCTCCAAAACCGGCGTCACCGCATCGGTAAAGACGGACGGCAGCGGTATTACCCTGACCAACGCTTCCGGCAATAATATCAAGGTCAGTGACACGACCACTGCCAATGCCGGCGCCGTTACCATAGGCGGTGTGAGTTTGGCTGCGGACACGACGGCTGACGACGCTTTTGTGACTGGTCAGGTGACGTTTGATTCCGATAGCTCATTCAGCGCCACGGGTACGGCTGCTAAGACATTGACTAACGCCAGTGAGACTTCGGCGCTCAAAGCTGTATCCACGCTGGATGTTACGAGTGCGGACAACGCCACCCTGGCACTGAAGATCGTCGACAGTGCACTGTCCGCGGTGAATAAGCAGCGCTCCAAGATGGGCGCGGTACAGAGCCGCTTTGAAAGCACGGTAGCCAATCTGCAGACTACTTCGGAAAACCTGAATGCCGCTCGTAGCCGCATCAAGGACGCCGACTTCGCGGCGGAAACGGCCTCGCTGACCCGCGGCCAGATCCTGCAGCAGGCCGGTACGGCGATGCTGGCCCAAGCCAACTCCCTGCCCAACAACGTGCTGTCCCTGTTGCGGGGTTAA
- a CDS encoding glycosyltransferase, whose product MSSLEQFEIRLRQLEEERRMLAAQVDHLSALLQFKESFFLELQAREKPLRRARDPQRLAQLRASQSYQRAFTELQPLVSIIMPTYNRARLILERTLPSVLAQDYEHWELIIVGDAMDEEGDRLLRAISDPRVSFYNLKHRGRYPGHYGPRWCVAGTKPVNFGLRLARGEWITHLDDDDEFTPNHISALLHLAKEQQVEWAHGKVLFVPMPREPGQMTIIGEKQPSEGNISRISSLYHALLKNFRYNNACWQYGYPGDWDLWERFLEMGVTHAHLPAIVGIHHGLATPRQLQDVHAAMNASPMYEKKNPDSKSSQIGGDTEENEENYRAWLASHAYQERDAIWLAERMAQWSYTPRFHLAVLLSRDAEEQLAETINTFADQFYDRWHLSVVAEIPAPAEVAGLEVLTWIQAKDGLATLNEALCMQEADWVGVIHAGDRIAPHALFAFVEAINRHPGWQLIYSDEDSWQDGMRQAPRFKPDFNPDLLRSMDYIGDLLLMHRDLFHDLGGFDPVMAEAARYDLMLRAYERLGVDGIGHIPDVLYHRVTQAPAPPEMACKALQAHLYRCGEDANVESGLLPDTRRVRYVLQGQPWVTIIIPTRDRRDLLEPCIEGVLHRSSYPHFDILIVDNDSKDPATLEYLDALRAHYPERVSVLAYPHPFNYAAQMNLAARQARGEFLVLLNNDTELTQSDWIEVMLGQAQRDEIGGVGVRLLFPDGALQHAGVVLGMSVFGVADHPGHGQPASNCGYLGRFQVEQNYSAVTAACLMVDKKKYFQVEGLDEENLHINYNDVDFCLKLQDAGYRNVWTPFVSMVHKGSASRHTDVDKPVEHPRFWHEVDTMLSRWGKRLSNDPAFNRNLSLMEVSFSIEREAGLTWDPDWRPRARVLALAADRMGCGEQRVWGPMRALNHAGAIQGWSSGFLFTPTEVGRMDPESIVFQRQIEWRQIEAIQRHKKFNRALRIFELDDLMTQVPFENGNHAAIPKNISERLRTAVGMCDRLVVSTEPLAHAYGSWAPEMRVVPNFIERARWADLAPPRQARKKPRVGWAGAAGHEGDLSVIAEAVRLLANEVDWVFFGMCPDSWRSYVSEFHPPVPIEAYPARLAALNLDLAIAPLELNAFNEAKSHLRILEYGILGYPVVCTDIYPYQAAPVTRVRNRTQEWVDAIRMHLADPVASAAAGERLRTYVLQNWILEENLDKWVEAWLP is encoded by the coding sequence TTGTCCAGTCTTGAACAGTTCGAAATCCGCCTGCGGCAACTAGAAGAAGAGCGCCGTATGCTCGCGGCGCAGGTTGATCATTTGAGTGCTTTGCTGCAATTCAAGGAAAGTTTCTTTCTCGAGTTGCAGGCGCGCGAAAAACCGCTTCGACGTGCGAGGGATCCTCAACGCCTGGCACAATTGCGCGCGAGTCAGTCATACCAGCGTGCCTTCACAGAGCTGCAGCCCCTGGTCAGTATAATCATGCCTACCTACAACCGTGCCCGCCTCATTCTGGAACGGACCTTGCCATCGGTGTTGGCGCAGGATTACGAACACTGGGAGCTGATCATCGTTGGCGATGCCATGGACGAAGAGGGGGATAGATTGCTGCGCGCTATCTCCGATCCACGGGTATCCTTCTACAATCTTAAGCATCGGGGTCGTTATCCTGGACATTACGGGCCTCGCTGGTGTGTAGCTGGGACGAAGCCGGTCAATTTCGGACTGCGCTTGGCGCGCGGGGAGTGGATCACGCATCTGGACGATGATGACGAGTTTACGCCCAACCATATCAGCGCCTTGTTGCACCTGGCTAAAGAACAGCAGGTGGAGTGGGCCCACGGCAAAGTGCTTTTCGTCCCTATGCCGAGAGAGCCCGGCCAGATGACGATAATAGGAGAAAAGCAGCCTTCGGAAGGAAACATATCCAGAATTTCATCTCTTTACCACGCACTTCTAAAAAACTTTCGCTACAATAATGCATGCTGGCAATATGGTTATCCCGGAGACTGGGATCTTTGGGAACGGTTTTTAGAAATGGGCGTCACTCATGCCCATTTACCCGCGATCGTGGGCATTCACCATGGTCTCGCCACGCCTCGGCAATTGCAGGATGTTCACGCGGCGATGAATGCCAGCCCTATGTACGAGAAGAAAAATCCTGATTCGAAATCTTCGCAGATTGGGGGCGATACGGAAGAAAACGAGGAAAACTACAGAGCTTGGCTCGCCAGCCATGCCTACCAGGAGCGAGATGCCATTTGGTTGGCGGAGCGGATGGCGCAATGGTCATATACGCCGCGCTTCCATCTGGCGGTGCTATTGTCGCGCGATGCCGAAGAGCAACTTGCCGAGACTATCAATACTTTCGCTGATCAATTCTACGATCGCTGGCATCTCTCGGTAGTGGCCGAAATACCCGCACCGGCGGAGGTGGCAGGTCTTGAGGTGCTGACCTGGATCCAGGCCAAGGATGGGCTGGCGACTTTGAACGAAGCCTTGTGCATGCAGGAGGCGGACTGGGTGGGCGTAATTCATGCCGGCGACCGGATCGCGCCACATGCCTTGTTCGCTTTCGTAGAGGCCATCAACCGGCATCCCGGATGGCAGCTCATCTACAGCGATGAAGATAGCTGGCAGGATGGCATGCGTCAGGCGCCGCGCTTCAAACCCGATTTCAACCCCGACCTGCTACGCAGCATGGATTACATCGGTGACCTCCTGCTGATGCACCGAGATCTTTTCCACGATCTGGGTGGATTCGATCCAGTCATGGCCGAGGCCGCGCGATACGATCTGATGTTGCGAGCCTATGAGCGATTGGGCGTGGATGGTATCGGACATATTCCCGACGTGTTGTATCATCGTGTGACGCAAGCACCCGCTCCGCCGGAAATGGCATGCAAGGCGTTGCAGGCTCACTTGTACCGCTGTGGTGAAGATGCCAATGTGGAATCTGGTTTATTACCTGACACCCGGCGCGTTCGCTACGTCCTGCAAGGGCAGCCCTGGGTAACCATTATCATACCCACCCGCGATCGCCGTGACCTGCTGGAACCTTGTATTGAAGGTGTGCTGCATCGCAGCAGCTACCCGCATTTCGATATCCTCATTGTCGACAATGATAGCAAGGATCCGGCGACACTTGAGTATCTGGATGCCCTTCGTGCCCACTATCCGGAGAGGGTCAGCGTTCTGGCTTATCCTCACCCCTTTAACTATGCTGCCCAGATGAACCTGGCTGCACGACAAGCCCGGGGCGAGTTCCTCGTGCTTCTCAATAACGATACCGAGCTGACCCAAAGTGACTGGATCGAGGTCATGCTGGGCCAAGCCCAGCGTGATGAGATCGGGGGCGTGGGTGTGCGACTGCTCTTCCCCGACGGCGCATTGCAACATGCGGGAGTGGTGCTTGGTATGAGCGTATTCGGCGTAGCCGATCATCCCGGACACGGTCAGCCAGCTTCGAACTGTGGTTATCTGGGACGCTTCCAGGTCGAGCAGAATTATTCAGCGGTTACGGCAGCATGCTTGATGGTGGACAAGAAAAAGTACTTTCAGGTGGAGGGACTGGATGAAGAAAACCTGCACATTAACTATAACGATGTCGATTTCTGTCTCAAACTGCAGGATGCTGGTTACCGCAATGTGTGGACCCCGTTTGTCTCCATGGTCCATAAGGGATCGGCAAGCCGGCACACCGACGTAGATAAACCGGTGGAGCACCCAAGGTTCTGGCATGAAGTAGATACCATGCTGTCGCGTTGGGGAAAACGTTTGTCTAATGATCCGGCGTTCAATCGTAATCTTAGCCTGATGGAAGTAAGTTTCTCGATCGAGCGGGAAGCCGGTCTGACCTGGGATCCGGATTGGCGCCCCCGGGCACGCGTGCTCGCCTTGGCGGCGGATCGCATGGGCTGTGGAGAGCAGCGCGTATGGGGACCGATGCGTGCGCTGAATCACGCGGGTGCCATCCAGGGCTGGTCTAGCGGATTTCTGTTCACGCCTACGGAAGTTGGGCGTATGGACCCGGAGAGCATCGTTTTTCAACGGCAGATCGAATGGCGCCAGATCGAAGCAATACAGCGCCATAAAAAATTCAATCGGGCTTTGCGCATCTTTGAACTTGATGATCTGATGACGCAAGTGCCATTTGAAAATGGCAACCATGCGGCTATTCCAAAAAATATTTCCGAGCGTCTGCGTACCGCAGTCGGGATGTGTGACCGTTTGGTCGTTTCCACCGAGCCGCTGGCGCATGCCTATGGTTCATGGGCTCCCGAGATGCGCGTGGTACCCAATTTCATCGAGCGGGCCCGCTGGGCCGATCTCGCTCCACCACGGCAGGCTCGAAAAAAACCAAGAGTGGGTTGGGCGGGTGCTGCAGGGCATGAGGGTGACTTATCGGTAATCGCGGAGGCCGTGCGACTTCTCGCGAACGAGGTCGATTGGGTTTTCTTTGGAATGTGTCCCGATTCTTGGCGATCTTACGTCAGTGAGTTCCATCCGCCGGTACCCATTGAAGCGTATCCCGCCCGCCTTGCCGCGCTGAATCTGGACTTGGCCATCGCCCCATTGGAACTGAATGCCTTTAACGAGGCCAAGAGCCACCTTCGCATCCTGGAATATGGCATCCTCGGCTACCCGGTCGTTTGCACTGATATCTATCCTTACCAGGCAGCACCGGTGACTCGCGTGAGGAACCGTACTCAGGAATGGGTCGACGCCATCAGGATGCACCTTGCCGATCCCGTAGCCAGTGCCGCCGCCGGCGAGCGCCTGCGCACTTATGTCTTGCAGAACTGGATCTTGGAGGAAAACCTCGACAAATGGGTGGAGGCCTGGCTACCCTAG